Proteins found in one Methylobacterium sp. CB376 genomic segment:
- a CDS encoding poly(ethylene terephthalate) hydrolase family protein, with protein sequence MRLTIRSCHALVLTLGLCAGIGQAGAATPPAQPKEGPGGQAYTASSVVKRALGRTGAITFAFYGSGPAPAEGRPVAVVLHAWGAVNPQSYGSWIEHLAREGYLVLFPRFQEVNRTRPADASAAATRMVKEALDALAGDPEAKPDPARLALIGHLAGVPIAANLAADAAEAGLPAPKLIFGAMPGGIARDEKTRGIALHDLSRIAPGTLLITIIGDRDARAADLAARRLMRETAAVPPARKLLMRVLSDDHGFPALSATLASPAGSNAAYDAAAIKLPPEPPKDQKQKPPPFKWSADMALTGEQTTLVAQINAAGTDTLDYLGFWKTFDMAAAAAFAGQDAASLKANPRFTDMERWSDGWPVRRLAAESPRPPAERPAATAATAAKPASAKPASAKPAAPKPGPRPVGQRPRP encoded by the coding sequence ATGCGCCTCACGATCCGTTCCTGCCACGCCCTCGTCCTGACACTCGGCCTCTGCGCGGGGATCGGTCAGGCGGGGGCTGCCACGCCGCCCGCCCAGCCCAAGGAGGGACCGGGCGGCCAGGCCTACACCGCGTCCTCGGTGGTGAAGCGGGCGCTCGGCCGGACGGGGGCGATCACCTTCGCGTTCTACGGCAGCGGCCCGGCCCCGGCCGAGGGCCGGCCGGTCGCGGTGGTGCTGCACGCCTGGGGCGCGGTCAACCCGCAATCCTACGGCTCCTGGATCGAGCACCTCGCCCGCGAGGGCTACCTCGTCCTGTTCCCCCGCTTCCAGGAGGTGAACCGCACGCGTCCGGCCGATGCCAGCGCGGCGGCGACCCGGATGGTCAAGGAGGCGCTCGACGCGCTCGCGGGCGACCCCGAGGCCAAGCCGGACCCGGCCCGGCTCGCGCTGATCGGCCACCTCGCGGGCGTGCCGATCGCCGCCAACCTCGCGGCGGACGCGGCGGAGGCCGGCCTGCCGGCCCCGAAGCTGATCTTCGGCGCCATGCCGGGGGGCATCGCCCGGGACGAGAAGACCCGCGGCATCGCGCTCCACGACCTCTCCCGGATCGCGCCCGGCACGCTCCTCATCACCATCATCGGCGACCGGGACGCGCGGGCGGCCGATCTCGCGGCGCGCCGCCTGATGCGCGAGACCGCGGCGGTTCCCCCCGCCCGCAAGCTGCTGATGCGGGTGCTCTCGGACGATCACGGCTTCCCGGCCCTCTCGGCGACCCTGGCCTCTCCGGCCGGCAGCAACGCCGCCTACGACGCGGCGGCGATCAAGCTGCCGCCCGAGCCGCCCAAGGATCAGAAGCAGAAGCCGCCGCCCTTCAAGTGGTCCGCCGACATGGCGCTCACCGGGGAGCAGACGACCCTCGTCGCGCAGATCAACGCGGCGGGGACCGACACCCTCGACTACCTGGGCTTCTGGAAGACCTTCGACATGGCGGCGGCCGCCGCCTTCGCGGGGCAGGACGCCGCCTCGCTCAAGGCCAATCCGCGCTTCACCGACATGGAGCGCTGGAGCGACGGCTGGCCGGTGCGCCGCCTCGCCGCCGAGAGCCCGCGCCCGCCGGCCGAGCGGCCGGCCGCCACGGCCGCCACCGCCGCCAAGCCCGCTTCCGCCAAGCCCGCTTCCGCCAAGCCCGCCGCCCCGAAGCCGGGCCCGCGCCCGGTCGGCCAGCGCCCGCGGCCCTGA
- a CDS encoding SDR family NAD(P)-dependent oxidoreductase: protein MPDRLIGKTAIVFGAGSAGTGWGNGKAAAVAFAREGARVVCVDRLAEAAEETAHLIAEEGNDAEALAADVTDSEAVVRAVAAAERRFGGIDILHNNVGLAEPGGPEDLDEAAWRRAIEVNVGGVWRTCRAVLPGMRARRRGAVVNISSVASIRWTGAAAFAYGAAKAAVNQATVAVAMQYARDGIRANAILPGLLDTSLRDDCRAAGTRDAGRDRLVPLGRLGEAWDIAHAAVFLASDEARFITGVCLPVDGGQSCSMAHLA, encoded by the coding sequence ATGCCCGACCGCCTCATCGGAAAAACCGCGATCGTCTTCGGCGCCGGCTCGGCCGGAACGGGCTGGGGCAACGGCAAGGCCGCGGCCGTGGCCTTCGCGCGCGAGGGCGCGCGGGTGGTCTGCGTCGACCGGCTGGCCGAGGCCGCCGAGGAGACCGCCCACCTGATCGCCGAGGAGGGCAACGACGCCGAGGCGCTCGCCGCGGACGTGACCGATTCCGAGGCGGTGGTGCGGGCCGTCGCGGCGGCCGAGCGGCGCTTCGGGGGCATCGACATCCTGCACAACAATGTCGGCCTGGCCGAGCCCGGCGGGCCGGAGGACCTCGACGAGGCGGCGTGGCGGCGCGCCATCGAGGTGAATGTCGGCGGGGTCTGGCGCACCTGCCGGGCCGTGCTGCCCGGCATGCGGGCGCGCCGGCGGGGGGCCGTCGTCAACATCTCGTCCGTGGCCTCGATCCGCTGGACCGGGGCAGCGGCCTTCGCCTACGGGGCCGCCAAGGCCGCGGTGAACCAGGCGACGGTCGCGGTGGCGATGCAATATGCCCGCGACGGCATCCGGGCGAACGCCATCCTGCCGGGGCTCCTCGACACGTCCCTGCGCGACGATTGCCGGGCGGCCGGGACCCGCGACGCGGGCCGCGACCGGCTCGTGCCCCTCGGGCGGCTCGGCGAGGCCTGGGACATCGCCCACGCGGCGGTGTTCCTGGCCTCGGACGAGGCCCGCTTCATCACCGGCGTCTGCCTGCCGGTCGATGGCGGCCAGAGCTGCAGCATGGCCCACCTCGCCTGA
- a CDS encoding response regulator, producing MSESGAAKTQPVILVVEDEPEERFLAATLLEETGFRVIEADTAEKALAILRERGGEVNVVFSDVRTPGPIGGFELARIIGVTWPRVHVLLTSGDAGDQPSDLRMSATFIPKPWRALDILTLVEQAAGYHGGRSAVGDASAG from the coding sequence ATGAGCGAGTCCGGTGCCGCCAAGACGCAACCCGTGATCCTGGTCGTCGAGGACGAGCCGGAGGAGCGCTTCCTCGCGGCCACGCTTCTCGAGGAGACCGGCTTCCGCGTCATCGAGGCCGACACCGCCGAGAAGGCCCTCGCCATCCTGCGCGAGCGGGGCGGGGAGGTGAACGTCGTCTTCTCCGACGTGCGCACCCCGGGGCCGATCGGCGGGTTCGAACTCGCGCGGATCATCGGCGTGACCTGGCCGCGCGTCCACGTGCTGCTGACCTCGGGCGATGCCGGCGACCAGCCGAGCGACCTGCGGATGTCGGCCACCTTCATTCCGAAACCCTGGCGGGCCCTCGACATCCTCACCCTCGTCGAGCAGGCCGCCGGCTACCACGGCGGGCGCTCGGCCGTGGGCGACGCCAGCGCCGGCTGA
- a CDS encoding NepR family anti-sigma factor, whose product MKVIPSNHAASFGQTHATASSLADALLLAKLGHDLRSLYTDTVNQPVPETLTQLIAQLDALDRERREER is encoded by the coding sequence ATGAAGGTCATCCCGAGCAACCACGCGGCGAGCTTCGGCCAGACGCATGCGACGGCCTCGTCGCTGGCGGACGCCCTGCTGCTCGCCAAACTCGGGCACGATCTGCGCTCGCTCTACACCGACACGGTCAACCAGCCCGTGCCGGAGACCCTCACCCAGCTGATCGCGCAGCTCGACGCGCTCGACCGGGAGCGGCGCGAGGAGCGCTGA
- a CDS encoding glutathione S-transferase, which produces MQLYHSVTSPFVRKVMVTAHELGLVGRLDLVPAAAHPVNRDGGLVARNPLGQVPTLVLDDGTVLADSRVICEYLDHVGEGGLFPRNATRWGVLAAQSLGDGLLDAALVTVYETRVRAENERSEAWVAGQRAKIECALQAIEAAAPGLGDRLDIGTITFGCALGYLDLRFAEIDWHGRYPAADAWFARFGARPSMQATRPV; this is translated from the coding sequence ATGCAGCTCTACCACTCGGTGACGTCGCCCTTCGTCCGCAAGGTGATGGTGACGGCCCACGAACTCGGCCTGGTCGGCCGGCTGGACCTGGTGCCCGCGGCGGCCCATCCGGTGAACCGGGACGGCGGCCTCGTCGCCCGCAACCCCCTCGGCCAGGTGCCGACCCTGGTCCTCGACGACGGCACCGTGCTGGCCGACAGCCGGGTCATCTGCGAGTACCTCGACCATGTCGGGGAGGGCGGGCTGTTCCCGCGCAACGCCACCCGCTGGGGCGTGCTGGCGGCCCAGTCCCTCGGCGACGGCCTGCTCGACGCGGCCCTGGTGACCGTCTACGAGACCCGCGTGCGGGCGGAGAACGAGCGCTCGGAGGCCTGGGTGGCGGGCCAGCGCGCCAAGATCGAGTGCGCGCTCCAGGCGATCGAGGCGGCTGCGCCGGGCCTCGGGGACCGGCTCGACATCGGCACCATCACGTTCGGCTGCGCCCTCGGCTACCTCGACCTGCGCTTCGCCGAGATCGACTGGCACGGCCGCTACCCGGCGGCGGATGCGTGGTTCGCCCGCTTCGGCGCCCGGCCCTCGATGCAGGCGACGCGGCCGGTCTGA
- a CDS encoding NUDIX hydrolase has protein sequence MWDGEAFVGAKLALLCGADLVAYRRDRNPGIPFPGLWDLPGGGREGDESPVACVLRELGEEFGIRLAPGRLAWARRYPPLAEGRAASWFFAAAIGPEEVARIRFGDEGEAWTMMPAGLFLRRADAVPYLQARLADVLAETPPGSALGR, from the coding sequence CGCCCTCCTGTGCGGGGCGGACCTCGTCGCCTACCGGCGCGACCGGAATCCGGGCATCCCCTTCCCGGGTCTCTGGGATCTGCCGGGCGGCGGGCGCGAGGGGGACGAATCGCCGGTCGCCTGCGTGCTGCGGGAGCTCGGCGAGGAGTTCGGGATCCGGCTCGCGCCCGGCCGGCTCGCCTGGGCGCGCCGCTACCCGCCCCTCGCCGAGGGCCGCGCGGCGAGCTGGTTCTTCGCCGCCGCGATCGGCCCCGAGGAGGTGGCGCGGATCCGGTTCGGGGATGAGGGCGAGGCCTGGACCATGATGCCGGCCGGGCTCTTCCTGCGCCGCGCCGACGCGGTGCCGTACCTTCAGGCCCGCCTCGCGGATGTCCTGGCCGAGACTCCGCCCGGTTCCGCGCTCGGCCGATGA